Proteins encoded by one window of Lycium barbarum isolate Lr01 chromosome 11, ASM1917538v2, whole genome shotgun sequence:
- the LOC132620095 gene encoding uncharacterized protein LOC132620095: MAQEFMDRFRFNTETVPDRFYLMKLERKSTETFREYAMRWRAEAAKVQPPMAESEMTMLFVQSLKDPTYYERMLSVIGQKFSKVIRMGDFIEEGIKTGRVTNLAALQATSKAIQADPSKKKRDGVSPVMAIQDRRPNQKLTHQYPSPQPSYYSQYTQTPQPYYQPPPTPLPVYHTQPAYYSPRAPSYQSPSQYRPTYSPQPQYQSPNRPQNAPRPRPNVERKPTKTYTPLAEPLAQLYERLRIAGILQPIQGRIPNPLPGWYDGIKHCAYHSGVTGHDTGNCLALKDKVEALIKEGVIQLKEAPPNINDNPLPHHGNADVHMIAIDEDCNLEGTIVSVKGKEKVESSACVAPVITVQTSAPFEVLTPRPRITTLVAPAPSRNTKAVTWVYQPDEMDKAKGRLVVETVAAGMTRSGRCYAPEEVARGVPSKENGLKKTVTEAEVEEFWRKMPTKEYSVVEQLKKTPAQISLLALLMNSEAHRSALAKVLNEAYVSPETSSEKLTAIVGEILEAHRVSFHNDELPPEAVNICPVTTLRALGIDVGKLRDSQVRVKGFDGAQRDVVGEIDLALEIGPVEFMVEFQVMDISTSYNLLIGRPWIHMAGAVPSTLHQSLKFVWNHQEVVIHGEGSNSLYP, from the exons atggcccaggaattcatggacaggTTCCGGTTCAACACCGAGACTGTCCCAGACCGATTTTATTTGATGAAGCTagagagaaaatcaacagaaaccTTCCGAgaatacgctatgcgctggagagcagaagcCGCAAAAGTCCAGCCCCCAATGGCAGAGAGTGAGATGACAATGCTTTTTGTACAATCTCTAAAAGATCCCACATACTATGAGAGAATGTTAAGCGTCATCGGACAGAAATTTTCGAaagtcatcaggatgggggaTTTCATTGAAGAAGGGATTAAAACGGGAAGAGTTACGAATCTTGCGGCCTTGCAGGCTACGAGTAAGGCTATTCAGGCAGATCCTTctaagaagaagagggacggagtgtcCCCGGTCATGGCCATCCAGGATCGAAGACCAAACCAAAAATTAACTCACCAATACCCTTCACCCCAGCCATCGTACTACAGCCAATACACCCAAACACCTCAGCCTTACTACCAACCTCCACCTACTCCCCTTCCTGTTTACCATACTCAACCTGCATACTACTCACCTCGAGCCCCTTCCTAtcaaagcccatcacaataccGGCCAACCTACTCACCACAACCCCAATACCAATCACCAAATCGCCCACAAAACGCACCCAGACCGCGCCCAAACGTCGAAAGAAAACCAACCAAGacttacacaccattagccgaacccttagcccaacTGTACGAAAGGTTGAGAATTGCAGGTATACTCCAGCCGATCCAGGGAAGAATTCCTAATCCCCTTCCTGGGTGGTACGACGGGATCAAACATTGtgcgtatcactcaggagttACTGGGCATGATACCGGAAATTGCCTTGCTCTCAAGGACAAAGTTGAAGCATTGATCAAGGAaggggtcatacagcttaaggaagctcccccaaatataaacGACAATCCGCTGCCCCATCATGGCAATGCAGATGTGCACATGATTGCCATTGACGAAGATTGCAATTTGGAGGGGACTATCGTGTCGGTTAAAGGAAAGGAGAAGGTTGAATCGTCGGCTTGTGTAGCTCCAGTAATCACAGTTCAAACGAGTGCCCCATTTGAAGTGCTCACTCCAAGGCCTAGGATCACGACCTTAGTTGCTCCAGCACCTTCTCGCAACACCAAAGCGGTCACTTGGGTTTATCAGCCCGATGAAATGGACAAAGCGAAAGGAAGATTGGTGGTGGAAACCGTTGCGGccggaatgactaggtctggacgGTGCTATGCTCCCGAAGAGGTAGCACGAGGGGTGCCAAGCAAGGAAAATGGCCTGAAGAAGACTGTTACCGAGGCcgaagtcgaagaattctggaggaaaatgccaACCAAAGAATACTCTGTTGTGgaacaattgaagaaaacgcCAGCCCAGATTTCcttattggcattgttgatgaattctgaagctcataggagtgCTCTAGCGAAAGTACTGAATGAAGCCTATGTTTCGCCCGAGACTTCCAGCGAGAAACTGACAGCTATAGTAGGGGAAATCCTTGAAGCCCACCGGGTTTCTTTTCATAATGACGAGTTGCCACCcgaag ctgtgaatatatgtcctgttaCTACTCTACGAGCCTTAGGGATTGATGTCGGGAAACTCCGCGACAGTCAGGTCAGAGTCAAAGGTTTTGATGGAGCCCAAAGAGACGTTGTTGGAGAGATCGACTTGGCTctggagattgggcctgtggagttcatggTGGAGTTCCAAGTAATGGACATATCTACTAGTTACAACCTGctgataggaaggccatggatccacatggctggcgcggttccCTCCACCTTGCATCAGAGTCTGAAGTTTGTTTGGAATCATCAAGAAGtggtgatccatggagaaggcagcaATTCCCTCTACCCATAA